In Flavobacterium cerinum, one genomic interval encodes:
- a CDS encoding GNAT family N-acetyltransferase has product MLHFNFTPFPVLETDRLRLRQIVETDAEQMFQLRSNPETMQYIPRELPKTIDDAIAHIQYMDGLRLSNECLNWGITLKEEDVIVGLIGYFRPKPENHRAEIGYMLSPDHHGKGIMQEALVKAIEYGFDVMQLHSIEAITDPENYASWKLLEKNNFIREAHFREDTYWQGRYLDSYVYSLLNKK; this is encoded by the coding sequence ATGCTCCATTTTAATTTCACTCCATTTCCGGTTTTAGAAACAGATCGTCTACGATTAAGACAGATCGTCGAAACCGATGCCGAACAAATGTTTCAACTTCGTTCCAACCCGGAAACGATGCAGTATATTCCACGTGAATTACCGAAAACGATCGACGATGCCATTGCTCATATCCAATACATGGATGGTCTTCGCTTGAGTAACGAATGCCTGAACTGGGGTATCACTTTAAAAGAGGAAGATGTTATTGTCGGACTTATCGGTTATTTCCGTCCGAAACCCGAAAATCATCGTGCGGAAATCGGTTATATGCTATCGCCGGATCATCATGGAAAAGGCATTATGCAGGAAGCTTTAGTTAAAGCTATCGAATACGGTTTTGACGTGATGCAACTACATTCGATTGAAGCCATTACCGATCCGGAAAATTATGCTTCCTGGAAACTACTTGAAAAAAACAATTTTATACGAGAAGCTCATTTTAGAGAAGATACGTACTGGCAAGGACGTTATTTAGATAGTTATGTTTATTCTTTACTTAATAAAAAATAA
- a CDS encoding SPASM domain-containing protein, which translates to MTSFPIDIPFHLFASCILVKGHNRSCIYDLQREDFEYIPNTLHEILEEYKDISFTNLLNSFEFNEDKETLFDYFNFLYNKEFIFFSNLKSSSFPKYQIEFSKPYNVSTMIVDIDSFEINYINILLNNIFKVKVECLVLRFVNATYDTIIAVLKEFNNMPTRIIQVLIDKKTTIEKHLVESVFKINDRVSLIVSASEEEYSDQFAGGIFFSTKKDIINVKNEITDISDFTPNLDLYMESRLFNTFYNRRVYIDLNGCILRYEGDEMIFGNIRDMDLSEILLIPDFRNYWHVKKDDIQICRDCEYKYMCVDNRLPVKTNDLFWEFEKECNYNPYGSIWKK; encoded by the coding sequence ATGACAAGCTTTCCAATTGATATCCCATTTCATTTATTTGCTTCTTGTATTTTAGTTAAAGGGCATAATAGATCCTGTATTTATGATTTGCAAAGAGAAGATTTTGAATATATTCCTAATACACTACACGAGATTTTAGAAGAATATAAGGATATAAGTTTTACTAACCTTTTAAACTCATTTGAGTTTAATGAAGACAAGGAAACTTTATTTGATTATTTTAATTTTTTATACAATAAGGAATTCATTTTTTTTTCAAACTTGAAAAGTTCTTCTTTTCCCAAATATCAAATTGAGTTTTCAAAGCCTTATAATGTTTCTACAATGATAGTTGATATCGATTCTTTTGAGATAAATTATATCAATATATTATTAAACAATATTTTTAAGGTAAAAGTTGAATGTTTGGTATTGCGATTTGTTAATGCTACTTATGATACTATTATAGCGGTATTAAAGGAATTTAATAATATGCCGACTAGAATAATACAAGTGTTGATTGATAAAAAAACTACAATTGAAAAGCATTTAGTAGAAAGTGTTTTCAAAATCAACGACAGAGTTTCATTAATTGTTAGTGCTAGTGAAGAAGAGTATAGTGATCAATTTGCCGGTGGTATATTCTTTAGTACAAAAAAAGATATTATTAATGTAAAAAACGAAATAACCGATATCTCTGATTTTACGCCTAATCTTGATTTATATATGGAGTCAAGATTGTTCAATACATTTTATAACAGAAGAGTTTATATCGATCTTAATGGATGTATATTGAGATATGAAGGAGACGAAATGATTTTTGGAAATATTCGTGATATGGATTTAAGCGAAATATTGCTAATACCTGATTTTAGAAATTATTGGCATGTTAAAAAAGATGATATTCAAATATGTAGAGATTGTGAATACAAATATATGTGTGTTGATAATAGATTGCCGGTAAAAACGAACGATCTTTTTTGGGAATTTGAAAAAGAATGTAATTATAATCCTTATGGTTCTATATGGAAAAAGTAA
- the gwsG gene encoding grasp-with-spasm system ATP-grasp peptide maturase produces the protein MILILSHEHIDEPTNNIIDWLSFYNARFLRLNGDDFLQNKNVKIDINNNIVVTNDEKEISPDEISIVWYRRWIKPTEKKTFFEKFKQLGFTNDETLLVEAYNKYLQQESTAYINGVFSIFKDKIWIPKPSKARGNINKLDVLLRAKDKGIKIPATIVTSSKKEVELFLKTHGNIITKPIYEANCFRYREEVAPMYTKEVSENDIKNFPQLFFPSLFQENINKAFEIRTFIHRDRVYSMAMFSQNDVQTRVDFRNYNWEKPNRYVPFKLPEKEEEKLLMLLNELDLNTGSIDLIYDDKGNYVFLEINPVGQFGMVSLNCNYNLEKIIANDLMSLSNEQKLTNERDN, from the coding sequence ATGATATTAATTCTATCTCATGAACATATCGATGAACCGACAAATAATATTATTGATTGGTTAAGTTTTTACAATGCACGTTTTTTACGTTTGAATGGCGATGACTTTTTGCAAAATAAAAATGTAAAAATTGACATTAATAATAATATTGTTGTAACTAACGATGAAAAAGAGATTAGTCCTGATGAAATCAGTATAGTCTGGTACAGAAGATGGATTAAACCAACTGAGAAAAAAACTTTTTTTGAGAAATTCAAACAACTTGGCTTTACAAATGATGAAACACTTTTAGTTGAAGCTTATAACAAGTATTTACAACAGGAATCAACAGCTTATATTAATGGTGTTTTTTCAATATTTAAGGATAAAATATGGATACCAAAGCCAAGTAAGGCAAGAGGAAATATTAATAAACTAGATGTACTCTTACGAGCAAAAGATAAAGGGATAAAAATTCCAGCTACTATTGTAACGTCTTCAAAAAAAGAAGTCGAATTATTTTTGAAAACACATGGAAATATAATCACTAAGCCTATTTATGAGGCAAATTGTTTTCGATATAGAGAAGAAGTAGCACCTATGTATACTAAAGAAGTTTCTGAAAATGATATAAAGAATTTTCCTCAGCTGTTTTTCCCGTCATTATTTCAGGAAAACATTAACAAGGCGTTTGAGATAAGAACGTTTATTCATCGGGATAGGGTTTACTCTATGGCAATGTTCAGCCAAAATGATGTACAAACAAGAGTTGATTTTAGAAATTACAATTGGGAAAAACCAAATCGATATGTCCCTTTTAAACTACCGGAGAAAGAAGAAGAAAAATTACTGATGTTATTAAATGAGCTCGATTTGAACACAGGATCCATTGATTTAATTTATGATGATAAAGGGAACTATGTATTTTTGGAAATTAATCCGGTTGGACAATTTGGTATGGTTTCTTTAAATTGTAATTACAACTTAGAAAAAATTATTGCGAATGATTTGATGTCATTAAGTAATGAACAAAAATTAACGAATGAAAGAGATAATTAA
- a CDS encoding DUF6624 domain-containing protein produces MVQKNKKYRINLCLLPNVLIPEKLKIDSVKGTEATIKIRKSVFFKTQIYFVFIVILFNSCKISKPYSQEMKTELVRMYDKDQQLQDWDTKRLMDDKYIDSMEFEMDKVVRANCETIKKYYKKYAYPGLKENGRDTSVKFWLLVQHSDHDVVFQEEMLKAMKRELKKNNVLPRNYAYLYDRVKKNKGEKQLYGTQLGRNEAGYMVPDPELEFPGKVDELRKEMGLGKLKDYVDSFNKK; encoded by the coding sequence ATGGTTCAAAAAAACAAGAAATACAGGATCAACTTATGTCTTCTCCCAAATGTTTTAATTCCGGAAAAATTGAAAATCGATTCTGTAAAAGGAACGGAAGCAACAATAAAAATTAGAAAAAGTGTGTTTTTTAAGACACAAATTTATTTTGTTTTTATAGTTATACTATTTAATTCATGTAAGATATCAAAACCATATTCTCAGGAAATGAAGACAGAATTGGTGAGGATGTATGATAAAGATCAACAACTTCAGGATTGGGACACCAAACGATTAATGGATGATAAATATATAGACTCAATGGAGTTTGAGATGGATAAAGTTGTTAGAGCGAATTGTGAAACTATAAAAAAATATTACAAAAAGTATGCTTATCCCGGACTTAAGGAGAATGGAAGAGACACTTCTGTAAAATTTTGGTTATTGGTACAGCATAGCGATCATGATGTGGTTTTTCAGGAAGAAATGTTAAAAGCTATGAAAAGAGAATTAAAGAAAAATAATGTTTTACCAAGGAATTACGCTTATTTGTACGACAGAGTAAAGAAAAATAAAGGAGAAAAACAATTATATGGAACACAACTAGGTCGTAATGAAGCAGGATATATGGTTCCGGATCCTGAGCTTGAATTTCCCGGTAAAGTTGATGAACTGAGAAAGGAAATGGGATTGGGTAAATTAAAAGACTATGTTGACTCGTTTAATAAAAAATAA
- a CDS encoding S8 family peptidase, whose protein sequence is MKKNYVMLVLLSAVLFSACSKDEDRYSGENQSGQELFQKDTLSKAAINSRIDQISNEKGSFHWKDGGYQMLWSAIIRGDNMVTIGFGEHAGDFDAHKTGKGDEIKTHLKNLILESEKSVGRDLVFKEDNDLNIIEVVIKKRETLEALLKEKNIRYIEPANYRYFDVIDARPVYGPEVSSSSGCGFSSATISSADYTTITPNARVPWNFYKHNIPGAWNYSTGSGITIGVVDTGLSPQQSLMNTGFNSGSSSGRTVQRFGVYVDSIWPWSSGFDGPDDQCGHGTSMASVATAPRNNSGLPVGVAYNANLITYRAASNVVLDGYHEQEGVKLAFTALGNNNSVKIISMSMGHIISVGKIEDGVRYAYSKGKLIFCAGGTSTSFTNFAGVIFPASMSEAVAVTGVKEGTTFQECDVCHKGGKIDFTIVMERSGTNNNVPVLSYYNNAANYVGGSSVATATTAGIAALVWAKNPGWTRDQVLTKMKQSSTFYPTKNGDFGHGNINAQLAVQ, encoded by the coding sequence ATGAAAAAAAATTATGTTATGCTGGTACTGCTAAGTGCGGTGCTTTTTTCGGCCTGTTCCAAAGATGAAGATCGTTATTCGGGAGAAAATCAGTCAGGACAAGAATTGTTTCAGAAGGATACACTGTCCAAAGCAGCGATTAATTCTCGTATTGATCAGATTAGTAATGAAAAAGGATCGTTCCATTGGAAAGACGGAGGTTACCAGATGCTATGGAGTGCTATTATCAGAGGTGATAATATGGTGACGATCGGATTCGGAGAACATGCAGGCGATTTCGATGCACATAAAACCGGAAAAGGAGATGAGATCAAAACACATCTGAAAAACCTGATTCTGGAATCGGAAAAGAGCGTCGGACGAGATCTTGTTTTTAAAGAAGATAACGATCTGAATATTATAGAAGTAGTGATCAAAAAACGAGAGACATTGGAAGCTTTATTAAAAGAGAAAAACATCCGCTATATTGAGCCTGCTAATTACCGTTATTTTGATGTAATTGATGCGCGTCCGGTTTATGGACCGGAAGTGAGTTCCAGTTCAGGCTGCGGCTTTTCATCGGCAACAATATCTTCAGCCGATTATACTACGATAACGCCAAATGCGAGAGTACCGTGGAATTTTTATAAACACAATATTCCGGGAGCCTGGAATTACAGTACGGGAAGCGGTATTACAATTGGAGTTGTTGATACCGGATTATCGCCGCAACAAAGTCTGATGAATACCGGTTTTAATTCCGGATCCTCTTCCGGTAGAACGGTTCAGCGATTTGGTGTTTATGTAGATTCAATCTGGCCATGGTCATCCGGATTTGACGGACCTGATGATCAATGCGGACACGGAACGAGTATGGCTTCTGTGGCAACTGCACCGAGAAATAACAGTGGTTTACCGGTTGGTGTTGCTTATAATGCCAATTTAATTACGTATCGAGCAGCATCTAATGTGGTTCTGGATGGCTATCACGAACAGGAAGGTGTAAAACTGGCTTTTACAGCTTTAGGAAATAACAATAGTGTGAAAATCATCTCAATGTCTATGGGACATATTATTTCGGTTGGAAAAATCGAGGATGGTGTAAGATATGCTTACAGCAAAGGAAAACTGATTTTTTGTGCCGGCGGAACATCAACAAGTTTTACCAACTTTGCCGGCGTGATTTTCCCGGCTTCGATGAGTGAAGCGGTAGCGGTAACCGGTGTAAAAGAAGGAACGACATTCCAGGAATGTGATGTTTGCCATAAAGGTGGTAAAATCGATTTTACAATTGTAATGGAACGCTCCGGAACGAATAACAATGTGCCGGTATTGAGTTATTATAATAATGCGGCTAATTATGTTGGCGGTTCTTCTGTGGCAACGGCTACAACTGCCGGAATTGCGGCATTGGTTTGGGCTAAAAATCCGGGATGGACAAGAGATCAGGTATTAACTAAAATGAAACAATCGTCAACATTCTATCCGACCAAAAACGGAGACTTCGGTCATGGTAATATCAATGCACAGTTAGCGGTGCAATAA
- a CDS encoding phosphoglycerate mutase family protein: MRKLLFLFLFIMTSSLYAQEVTTTYFLIRHAEKADQSKDTDLSEKGFERAAKWDQALQHISFDAVYATVYKRTQQTALPIADRNHKTIIIYDHKNPDIPKFKKETLGKTVLIAGHSNSIPGFVNALIGKSKYKEIDETNFGNLYIVTIKGDATTDYQLQF, encoded by the coding sequence ATGAGAAAACTACTTTTTCTATTCCTGTTCATTATGACATCTTCTCTCTATGCACAAGAAGTGACGACTACTTATTTTTTGATTCGCCATGCTGAAAAAGCGGATCAATCTAAAGACACTGATTTATCTGAAAAAGGCTTTGAACGAGCCGCTAAGTGGGATCAGGCCTTACAGCATATTTCTTTTGATGCCGTTTATGCTACCGTTTACAAACGCACACAGCAAACCGCTCTGCCAATCGCTGATCGCAATCATAAAACGATTATTATATACGATCATAAAAATCCGGATATCCCGAAATTTAAAAAAGAAACACTCGGAAAAACAGTATTGATTGCCGGGCATAGTAATTCGATTCCCGGTTTTGTAAATGCTTTAATCGGAAAGTCGAAATACAAAGAAATTGATGAGACTAATTTCGGAAATCTGTATATCGTCACCATCAAAGGAGATGCAACGACAGACTATCAGTTACAATTCTAA
- a CDS encoding OmpW/AlkL family protein: MKKITLLAAMALFLGTNWVQAQETNKTDDFKRWQVRVRGVGVVPNESATINTIGGDASISNTVIPELDFSYFFTKNFAVELILGTSKHDVHTVGSDISAVGGPTNANVDLGSVRLLPPTLMAQYHFYPMSEKVFKPYVGAGLNYTFFYDVKAGNTVKDVKYDNALGYAVQAGFDLMITDKFFINADVKRLFLKTDVTVDASNLADGLSIPADVKINPWLLGLGVGMRF, from the coding sequence ATGAAAAAAATAACGTTATTAGCTGCAATGGCACTTTTTTTAGGAACAAATTGGGTACAGGCACAGGAAACAAATAAAACCGATGATTTTAAAAGATGGCAGGTTCGGGTACGTGGAGTAGGTGTAGTGCCAAACGAAAGTGCTACGATTAATACAATTGGCGGTGACGCTTCTATTTCGAATACGGTTATTCCGGAACTGGATTTCTCTTATTTCTTCACCAAAAATTTTGCTGTAGAATTGATTCTGGGGACTTCAAAACACGATGTGCATACCGTTGGATCTGATATTTCGGCTGTGGGCGGACCGACTAATGCTAATGTCGATCTAGGCTCCGTTCGGTTATTACCGCCTACTTTGATGGCACAGTATCATTTTTATCCGATGAGTGAAAAAGTGTTTAAACCGTATGTAGGCGCCGGACTAAATTATACCTTCTTTTATGATGTAAAAGCAGGAAATACAGTTAAAGATGTAAAATATGATAATGCATTAGGTTATGCGGTTCAGGCTGGTTTTGACCTTATGATAACCGATAAGTTCTTTATCAATGCCGATGTAAAACGTTTATTCTTAAAAACAGATGTTACAGTGGATGCTTCCAATCTGGCTGATGGTTTGAGTATTCCGGCTGATGTAAAAATAAATCCATGGTTATTAGGATTAGGGGTTGGGATGCGATTCTAA
- the smpB gene encoding SsrA-binding protein SmpB, whose protein sequence is MQKTVNILNKRAKFDYEILDKYTAGIVLTGTEIKSIRLGKASIAESFCEFHGHELFVINSHIEEYLYGTHYNHKAKSERKLLLNKKELKGLLKNMQNKGLTIIPLRLFTNEKGLAKLDIALCRGKKNFDKRETIKDRDNKRDLDRVKKTH, encoded by the coding sequence ATGCAAAAAACAGTTAACATACTTAATAAAAGAGCGAAATTCGATTATGAGATACTTGATAAGTATACGGCCGGTATTGTATTAACCGGTACGGAGATCAAATCAATTCGCCTGGGTAAAGCTTCCATAGCCGAGAGTTTCTGTGAATTCCACGGCCATGAACTGTTTGTTATCAATTCGCATATCGAAGAATACCTGTACGGTACGCACTATAATCACAAAGCCAAAAGCGAACGCAAACTGCTCTTAAACAAAAAAGAACTGAAAGGTCTTTTAAAAAATATGCAGAATAAAGGGCTAACTATTATTCCGCTTCGTTTGTTTACCAACGAAAAAGGGCTCGCTAAACTGGATATTGCATTATGCCGCGGTAAGAAAAACTTCGACAAACGTGAGACAATCAAAGACCGTGATAATAAGCGTGATCTGGATCGTGTTAAAAAAACCCACTAA
- a CDS encoding Fic family protein — translation MKDLLKNAREQKGLKTREVAQMLHIDQALISKFENGQRKPTRDQLTKLATLLEIDFDTLLISWLKEKIIYEIGQDEFALKAIQLAEEEIKRNAFKKTYPISAALQLLLNEIDNLKEKVTRFRSFETEAIKQTIALDYIFNSNQLDGNTFSLEETIAVIQKGETIAGKSMREHLEAINHIEALRYLETLYSKSGFISEKEIFTLHNLSVRGITPEESGKYRTTDTVQNETSYNLPRFNTIPKLMADTFLWYETNKIKLHPVILAGEILAQLQQIQPFAFGNNKVARMIMNFILLQQGYLSANIKGDMASRMRLEHALNEAQTSQSKELLLLQIAEAEKKSLERYLNLLVYQ, via the coding sequence ATGAAAGACTTACTCAAAAATGCCCGCGAACAAAAAGGGCTTAAAACCCGGGAAGTGGCACAAATGCTTCATATTGATCAAGCATTAATCAGTAAGTTTGAAAACGGTCAGCGAAAACCCACACGAGACCAACTCACTAAATTAGCCACGCTACTGGAAATTGATTTTGACACACTTCTGATCAGTTGGCTAAAAGAAAAAATCATTTACGAAATCGGTCAAGATGAATTCGCTTTAAAAGCCATACAACTGGCGGAAGAAGAAATCAAACGCAATGCTTTTAAAAAAACGTATCCGATTTCCGCTGCACTTCAGCTATTATTAAACGAAATCGACAATTTAAAAGAAAAAGTGACCCGTTTTCGTTCCTTTGAAACCGAAGCAATCAAACAGACGATCGCTCTGGATTATATTTTCAACAGCAATCAATTAGACGGAAACACTTTTTCACTCGAGGAAACAATTGCCGTTATTCAGAAAGGAGAAACCATTGCCGGTAAAAGCATGCGGGAACATCTCGAAGCTATTAACCATATCGAAGCTTTGCGTTATCTCGAAACACTATACAGTAAAAGTGGTTTTATTTCCGAAAAAGAAATTTTCACGCTTCACAATCTTTCCGTTCGGGGTATCACACCGGAAGAATCCGGAAAATACCGTACAACCGATACCGTACAGAATGAAACGTCATATAATCTACCTCGTTTCAACACGATACCGAAATTAATGGCGGATACTTTTTTATGGTATGAAACCAATAAAATCAAATTACATCCGGTTATTCTGGCCGGAGAAATTTTAGCACAACTCCAACAGATACAACCTTTTGCTTTCGGAAATAACAAAGTAGCCCGAATGATTATGAATTTTATCCTGCTGCAACAGGGCTATCTTTCAGCCAATATAAAAGGGGATATGGCTTCCCGAATGCGTTTGGAACATGCTTTGAATGAAGCACAAACTTCTCAAAGTAAAGAGTTGCTGTTACTTCAGATTGCCGAAGCCGAAAAAAAAAGTCTGGAACGTTATCTGAACCTACTGGTTTATCAATAA
- a CDS encoding protein-L-isoaspartate(D-aspartate) O-methyltransferase, with product MRDTAKHQGLRNQLITVLQQKGITDRNVLEAIKKIPRHLFLNSGFEDFAYQDKAFPIGAGQTISQPYTVAFQSELLQVKKDDKILEIGTGSGYQTAVLCTMGAKVYSVERQNELFKSTSLLLPKLGMRPKHLSFGDGYKGLPNFAPFDGIIVTAGAPFIPQPLMAQLKIGGRLVIPLGEDVQVMTLLIRKNETQFEKHEFGDFRFVPLLEDKN from the coding sequence GTGAGAGATACAGCCAAACATCAAGGTCTTAGGAATCAGTTGATAACCGTTTTACAACAAAAAGGTATTACGGACAGAAATGTATTGGAAGCCATCAAAAAAATACCGAGACATCTTTTTTTGAATTCAGGATTTGAAGATTTCGCCTATCAGGATAAAGCATTCCCGATCGGTGCCGGACAAACGATTTCGCAACCGTATACCGTAGCATTTCAATCGGAATTATTACAGGTGAAAAAAGACGATAAAATATTAGAAATCGGTACCGGATCCGGTTATCAGACGGCTGTTTTATGTACAATGGGAGCAAAGGTATACAGTGTGGAACGTCAGAACGAATTGTTTAAAAGCACTTCGTTATTATTGCCGAAATTAGGTATGCGTCCGAAACATTTATCCTTTGGTGATGGTTATAAAGGACTGCCGAATTTCGCCCCTTTTGACGGGATTATTGTAACAGCCGGAGCGCCGTTTATTCCGCAACCGCTTATGGCACAGCTGAAAATCGGTGGCCGATTGGTAATTCCGTTGGGTGAAGATGTTCAGGTTATGACGTTACTGATCCGGAAAAATGAGACACAATTTGAAAAGCATGAATTCGGAGATTTTCGTTTTGTGCCGTTATTGGAAGATAAAAATTAA
- a CDS encoding Gfo/Idh/MocA family protein, with the protein MLKVGVLGAGHLGKIHLRLLNQSEKYELVGFYDPNTENAEKVAQEFGYRKFDSITALVQAVDVVDIVTPTLSHFDCAKEAIENGKHVFLEKPIANTVEEAREIIALATKHNVKGQVGHVERFNPAFKAVKDKIENPMFIETHRLAEFNPRGTDVPVVLDLMIHDIDAILSVVRSKVKNISASGVSVISDSPDIANARIEFENGCVANVTSSRISMKNMRKARFFQKDAYISVDYLDKICEVVKMKDAPEIPGDFDMILQNAEGVKKQIYYDNPSVHQNNAILDELETFADAINNNTTPIVTLEDGTEALRVAHQIIDCFKK; encoded by the coding sequence ATGCTAAAAGTTGGCGTATTAGGTGCCGGCCACCTTGGAAAAATACATTTACGATTACTCAATCAATCTGAAAAATATGAATTAGTCGGGTTTTATGATCCGAATACTGAAAATGCCGAGAAAGTTGCACAGGAATTCGGTTACCGAAAATTCGATTCGATAACAGCATTAGTTCAGGCTGTCGATGTGGTAGACATTGTAACGCCAACACTTTCTCATTTCGATTGTGCCAAAGAAGCTATCGAAAACGGAAAACATGTATTCCTTGAAAAACCGATTGCCAATACCGTAGAGGAAGCCCGTGAGATTATTGCCCTGGCAACCAAACACAATGTAAAAGGACAAGTTGGTCATGTAGAACGATTTAATCCGGCTTTTAAAGCAGTAAAAGATAAAATTGAGAACCCGATGTTTATCGAAACCCACCGACTGGCTGAATTTAATCCGCGCGGAACCGATGTACCGGTTGTATTGGATTTAATGATCCACGATATCGATGCAATTTTAAGCGTGGTGCGCTCGAAAGTAAAAAACATCAGTGCCAGTGGTGTTTCCGTGATTAGTGATTCTCCGGATATTGCCAATGCACGGATTGAATTTGAAAACGGCTGTGTTGCCAATGTAACTTCCAGTCGTATTTCAATGAAAAACATGCGAAAAGCCCGTTTTTTCCAGAAAGACGCCTATATATCGGTCGACTATCTTGATAAAATCTGTGAAGTCGTTAAAATGAAAGATGCACCTGAAATTCCGGGTGATTTCGATATGATCCTGCAAAATGCTGAAGGTGTAAAAAAACAAATCTATTACGATAACCCTTCCGTACATCAGAACAATGCCATCCTGGATGAACTGGAAACATTTGCAGATGCCATCAACAACAATACAACACCAATAGTAACACTGGAAGACGGAACAGAAGCCTTACGGGTAGCCCACCAGATTATTGACTGTTTTAAAAAATAA
- a CDS encoding mechanosensitive ion channel family protein: protein MFEKVLQDTETLVHFAIICGMTLLFSYFANLYLKRLILKKSNIMDSDPTNYVFFKHFATAIIYLFGFGWALLTLPIAKTYGHSLLAGAGVTTLIAGFASQQALSNIVGGIFILIFKPFRVNDYIEFQGKSGRVLEVNLHDTVILDDTDNKIVIPNTLLSNGIITNIKKQP from the coding sequence ATGTTCGAAAAAGTGCTTCAGGATACGGAAACTTTGGTTCATTTCGCTATTATCTGTGGAATGACGCTGTTGTTTTCCTATTTTGCCAATCTATATCTGAAAAGGCTTATCCTGAAAAAATCCAACATAATGGATAGTGATCCTACCAATTATGTCTTTTTCAAACATTTTGCCACAGCCATTATTTATCTTTTCGGATTCGGCTGGGCTTTATTAACTTTACCGATTGCAAAAACCTACGGACATTCGCTTTTGGCCGGAGCCGGAGTAACCACTTTAATAGCGGGATTTGCCTCCCAACAAGCTTTAAGTAATATCGTAGGCGGTATTTTTATCCTGATTTTCAAACCGTTCCGCGTGAATGATTATATTGAATTTCAGGGCAAATCAGGTCGTGTACTGGAAGTTAACCTGCATGACACCGTTATTTTGGATGATACAGACAATAAAATCGTAATCCCGAATACGTTATTATCAAACGGAATTATAACAAACATTAAAAAACAACCATAA
- a CDS encoding 3-hydroxyacyl-CoA dehydrogenase family protein → MKNIAVIGAGTMGNGIAHTFAQSGFKVLLIDISEKSLEKGMATIVGNLDRMIAKGTITEADKKATIENIITYTDIADGVVNADLVVEAATENVTLKLNIFKQLSEVCNESTVLATNTSSISITQIASVVKNPERVIGMHFMNPVPIMKLVEIIRGYNTTDEVTKTIMDLSVKLGKTPVEVNDYPGFVANRILMPMINESIETLYNGVAGVSEIDTVMKLGMAHPMGPLQLADFIGLDVCLSILNVMYDGFKNPKYAPCPLLVNMVMAGKLGVKSGEGFYDYSESKKAEKVAKMFA, encoded by the coding sequence ATGAAAAACATAGCTGTAATCGGAGCCGGAACAATGGGTAACGGAATTGCACATACTTTTGCGCAAAGCGGTTTTAAAGTATTATTAATTGATATTTCCGAAAAATCACTGGAAAAGGGAATGGCTACAATCGTAGGTAACCTGGATCGAATGATTGCCAAAGGAACCATTACGGAAGCCGATAAAAAAGCAACTATTGAAAACATCATTACCTATACTGACATTGCAGACGGTGTTGTTAATGCGGATTTAGTAGTAGAAGCCGCTACTGAAAATGTAACTTTAAAATTAAACATTTTCAAACAGCTAAGCGAAGTTTGTAATGAATCTACAGTTCTGGCTACCAATACCTCTTCTATTTCCATTACACAAATCGCTTCTGTGGTGAAAAACCCGGAGCGGGTAATCGGAATGCACTTTATGAATCCGGTGCCGATTATGAAATTGGTAGAAATCATCCGCGGATACAATACTACGGATGAAGTTACAAAAACCATCATGGATTTATCTGTAAAACTGGGTAAAACTCCGGTAGAAGTAAACGATTATCCGGGATTTGTAGCCAACCGTATTTTAATGCCAATGATCAACGAATCTATCGAAACACTATATAACGGTGTGGCAGGAGTATCCGAAATCGATACGGTAATGAAATTAGGAATGGCACATCCGATGGGACCATTACAACTGGCTGATTTTATCGGACTTGACGTTTGTCTTTCGATCCTTAATGTAATGTATGACGGATTTAAAAACCCGAAATATGCTCCTTGTCCTTTATTGGTAAACATGGTAATGGCCGGAAAACTGGGTGTAAAATCAGGAGAAGGTTTCTATGATTATTCCGAAAGCAAAAAAGCAGAAAAAGTAGCGAAAATGTTCGCTTAA